The following coding sequences are from one Rathayibacter sp. SW19 window:
- the mobF gene encoding MobF family relaxase, with protein sequence MTVSMRVMSAGDGYKYLLRTVAAADGDRSLSTPLTRYYNAEGTPPGRWLGAGVVGLGGGQIVEGDQVSEAQLQLLVGMGRDPITGTSLGRAYPAYQPVAERVAERISDFDPALGPVARAEAVAAIEVEEAQRGTRRAVAGYDFTFSIPKSASVLWAVADAGKQALIAQAHHAAVAEVVAYMEREVAATRTGATGRDGAVAQVGVRGLIATAFDHYDSRAGDPHLHTHVVISNKVQTVLDGKWRSLDGRPMHAATVALSELHEAVFADHLTRMFGVEWEARDMGRDRNPAWAIVGVPEELLAEFSTRSRHIDVETDRLIEQYVTEHGHRPSPATIMKLRAQATLSTRPEKAVHSLADLTADWRRRTGRILGSDATSWAQGVTANEEPLLLHADDIPLDVIASLGGSVVEAVGEKRSTWRRWNLTAEAARQTMRYRFASTEDREAVAGLVVDAAEAASLRLTPPELASSPAVFQRPDGTSVFRPKYSTVFSSGELLAAEGRLLERARATTGPTVPLATVERIAARPDRKGQMLGDDQAAALAKVAVSGRVVDVLVGPAGVGKTTAMNALRRAWEAEHGPGSVVGLAPSAAAAQVLADDLGVQTENTAKWWDTHERTGETFRKGQLVIVDEASLAGTLSLDRITRLAADAGAKVLLVGDYAQLQSVDAGGAFSLLVHDREDVPELVDVHRFMNPWEKIASLGLRHGRSEVIDAYLEHGRIIGGATETMIDTAYTAWHADRLAGRATVLVTDSNESVLALNQRARTDLILDGTVNALREVELHDGTRAAVGDSVITRHNDRRLRAGRGWVRNGDRWTVTEVRDDGSLTLRLAGKRWGRSVVLPAGYVAEHLDLGYAVTSFRAQGITTETAHVLVDASMTRENLYVALTRGREANMAYVAVDKPDDSHEGPHPGDNIEATAKSVLFGVLQHVGAELSAHETITAEQEAWGSIAQLAAEYETLAAAAQHDRWANLIQASGLTDDEAEAAISSPAFGALTAELRRAEANHYDTEALLPRLVRARRFTDADDIAAVLHYRVAKATERPAGSGRVRKTPCLIAGLIPEATGTMSPAFRRALTERRDLIEARTDAMLDAAVSEGQEWIVGLGSQPKQARAALAWRQAARVVAAYRDRYGISDASTFGAPTESDAQKIDATRSRAALDQARRLADAEPADQEPVYRTGPERVGPTL encoded by the coding sequence ATGACGGTCTCGATGCGGGTCATGTCGGCGGGCGATGGCTACAAGTACCTGCTACGGACGGTCGCCGCGGCGGACGGTGACAGGTCGCTCTCTACCCCGTTGACGAGGTACTACAACGCCGAGGGCACGCCGCCCGGCCGGTGGCTCGGAGCCGGTGTTGTCGGCCTCGGCGGCGGTCAGATCGTGGAGGGTGATCAGGTCTCCGAAGCACAGCTCCAGCTCCTTGTAGGCATGGGTCGCGACCCGATCACCGGCACGTCGTTGGGCCGTGCCTACCCCGCGTACCAGCCTGTCGCGGAACGGGTCGCTGAGCGCATCTCGGACTTTGACCCTGCTCTGGGGCCGGTCGCGCGCGCGGAGGCGGTTGCCGCTATCGAGGTCGAGGAGGCACAGCGCGGCACGCGGCGAGCGGTTGCCGGATACGACTTCACCTTCTCCATCCCGAAGTCCGCCTCGGTGCTCTGGGCGGTCGCAGACGCGGGCAAGCAAGCGCTGATCGCACAGGCGCACCACGCGGCGGTAGCAGAGGTGGTTGCGTACATGGAACGGGAGGTTGCAGCCACCCGCACGGGCGCAACCGGACGCGACGGCGCGGTTGCGCAGGTGGGCGTTCGCGGGCTGATCGCAACCGCGTTCGACCACTACGACAGCCGGGCGGGCGATCCGCACTTGCACACGCATGTCGTCATCTCGAACAAGGTACAGACCGTTCTCGACGGCAAGTGGCGCTCGCTGGATGGGCGGCCGATGCACGCGGCGACGGTTGCGCTCTCGGAGTTGCATGAGGCCGTGTTCGCCGACCACCTGACTCGAATGTTCGGCGTCGAGTGGGAGGCCCGCGACATGGGCCGCGACCGGAACCCGGCGTGGGCGATCGTGGGTGTGCCAGAGGAGCTGCTGGCAGAGTTCTCCACGAGGTCGCGGCACATTGACGTCGAGACAGACCGTCTTATCGAGCAATACGTGACCGAGCACGGGCACCGTCCGTCGCCGGCGACGATCATGAAGCTCCGCGCCCAGGCGACACTCTCGACGCGGCCGGAGAAGGCAGTGCACTCGCTGGCCGACCTCACCGCCGACTGGCGGCGGCGGACCGGCCGCATCCTCGGATCGGATGCGACCTCGTGGGCGCAGGGTGTGACTGCGAACGAGGAGCCGCTACTGCTCCACGCGGACGACATACCGTTGGACGTGATCGCCTCGCTCGGGGGAAGCGTTGTCGAGGCGGTCGGTGAGAAGCGCTCCACCTGGCGGCGGTGGAATCTGACCGCCGAGGCGGCCCGGCAGACGATGCGCTACCGGTTCGCCAGCACCGAGGATCGGGAGGCGGTCGCCGGCCTGGTCGTGGACGCCGCCGAAGCCGCATCACTACGGCTGACGCCGCCCGAGCTCGCATCCAGTCCGGCGGTGTTCCAGCGGCCGGACGGGACGAGCGTGTTCCGGCCGAAGTACTCGACAGTGTTCTCCTCAGGGGAATTGCTGGCGGCCGAAGGCCGCCTCCTCGAGCGCGCCCGCGCCACCACTGGCCCGACCGTGCCGCTCGCGACGGTCGAGCGGATCGCGGCACGGCCCGACCGGAAGGGACAGATGCTCGGTGACGACCAGGCCGCTGCGCTAGCGAAAGTCGCCGTCTCCGGCCGCGTCGTCGATGTCCTCGTGGGTCCGGCTGGGGTGGGCAAGACGACCGCGATGAACGCGCTTCGCCGGGCGTGGGAGGCCGAGCACGGCCCCGGCTCGGTGGTCGGGCTCGCACCCTCCGCGGCTGCGGCGCAGGTCCTCGCCGATGACCTCGGCGTCCAGACCGAGAACACGGCGAAGTGGTGGGACACGCACGAGCGCACCGGCGAGACATTCCGCAAGGGCCAACTCGTCATCGTGGACGAAGCCTCTCTCGCCGGCACGCTCTCCCTCGACCGCATCACGCGCCTCGCAGCCGACGCCGGTGCGAAGGTGCTCCTGGTGGGCGATTACGCGCAGCTCCAGTCGGTCGACGCCGGTGGGGCGTTCTCGCTGCTCGTGCACGACCGTGAGGACGTACCCGAGCTGGTCGACGTCCACAGGTTCATGAACCCGTGGGAGAAGATCGCCTCGCTCGGCCTGCGCCACGGGCGCTCCGAGGTCATCGACGCCTATCTGGAGCACGGCCGAATCATCGGTGGGGCGACGGAGACGATGATCGACACCGCCTACACTGCATGGCACGCAGACCGGCTCGCCGGACGCGCGACCGTGCTGGTCACCGACTCGAACGAATCCGTCCTCGCGCTTAACCAGCGCGCCCGCACCGACCTGATCCTCGACGGCACCGTGAATGCGCTGCGCGAGGTCGAGCTGCACGACGGCACGAGGGCCGCGGTCGGGGATTCGGTCATCACCCGGCACAACGACCGGCGTCTGCGCGCCGGCCGAGGCTGGGTTCGCAACGGAGACAGGTGGACGGTCACTGAGGTTCGCGATGATGGTTCCCTCACTCTCCGCCTGGCCGGCAAACGGTGGGGCAGGTCGGTCGTGCTCCCGGCCGGGTACGTGGCCGAGCACCTCGACCTCGGCTACGCGGTGACTTCTTTCCGCGCGCAGGGCATCACGACGGAAACAGCGCACGTCCTGGTCGACGCTTCGATGACCCGGGAGAACCTGTACGTCGCTCTCACTCGCGGCCGTGAGGCGAACATGGCCTACGTCGCCGTCGACAAGCCCGACGACTCGCACGAGGGGCCGCATCCCGGAGACAACATCGAGGCCACGGCGAAGTCGGTGCTGTTCGGGGTGCTGCAGCACGTCGGTGCCGAACTCTCCGCCCACGAGACGATCACCGCCGAGCAAGAGGCATGGGGGTCGATCGCCCAGCTCGCCGCCGAGTACGAAACACTTGCCGCCGCCGCGCAACACGACCGCTGGGCGAACCTCATCCAAGCCTCCGGCCTCACTGACGACGAAGCAGAGGCCGCGATCAGCTCTCCGGCATTCGGCGCGCTGACCGCCGAGCTGCGCCGGGCCGAGGCCAACCACTACGACACCGAAGCGCTGCTACCGCGCCTCGTGCGAGCACGACGGTTCACCGACGCCGACGACATCGCCGCCGTCCTCCACTATCGCGTCGCCAAGGCCACCGAGCGGCCCGCCGGCTCCGGGCGTGTCCGCAAGACCCCGTGCCTGATCGCTGGCCTCATCCCCGAGGCCACCGGAACCATGAGCCCCGCGTTCCGGCGGGCGCTCACCGAGCGGCGCGACCTCATCGAAGCCCGCACAGACGCAATGCTCGACGCCGCAGTCAGCGAGGGTCAGGAGTGGATCGTGGGGCTCGGGAGCCAGCCGAAGCAGGCCCGCGCCGCGCTCGCGTGGCGGCAGGCAGCCCGCGTTGTCGCCGCGTACCGCGATCGCTACGGCATCAGCGACGCATCCACGTTTGGCGCGCCGACTGAGAGCGACGCGCAAAAGATCGATGCCACCCGCTCGCGTGCCGCGCTCGATCAGGCTCGGAGGCTCGCGGACGCCGAACCTGCCGACCAGGAACCCGTCTACCGCACCGGGCCAGAGCGGGTCGGCCCGACCCTATAG
- a CDS encoding sulfate permease, producing the protein MLRLLWALSVRARYILRRYMPTNILLDLIRTRRGLKWGLPAMLLAAPYLLAASICTNLIADGGPGWLNLLVVLFVWNGVKFLVFGPISLILLARALIAEHRDEARRIETEPSHSRLSV; encoded by the coding sequence ATGCTCCGATTGCTCTGGGCGCTGAGCGTCCGCGCCCGCTACATCCTGCGGCGCTACATGCCTACGAACATCCTGCTCGACCTGATCCGCACCCGCCGCGGCCTGAAATGGGGCCTTCCAGCGATGCTCCTCGCTGCCCCGTACCTGCTCGCCGCGAGCATCTGCACCAACCTCATCGCTGATGGCGGCCCTGGCTGGCTCAACCTGCTCGTGGTCCTGTTCGTATGGAACGGAGTCAAGTTCCTAGTTTTCGGACCGATCAGCTTGATTCTTCTGGCCCGCGCCCTGATCGCAGAACACCGAGACGAGGCTCGACGAATCGAGACCGAACCCAGCCACTCTCGGCTTTCGGTCTAG
- a CDS encoding NACHT domain-containing protein — MAYRYQDLDDQRFQKLCQSLLVIVFPNVQCLPVRQSDGGRDAVVRQPGKPSERVIYQVKWTADHRAHPDPVKWLEDTIAGEHKNIQRLVKEGAQQYVLMTNMPSTAHPKGGRLDRLDRTLDTLSKSYGIPMSCWWRDELDRRMDLAPDALKLSYPDVLTGFDAFRAWLENSRENQRARELDRVLKAVLATQWANDRYIRFKQAGLENADIGNLFVDVPLSLQEKIDQQSRPLVDVIGAMNGAALYYLSKPPSRSVVLGAPGQGKSTLGQFVCQAYRAALLQDDAYFANVGEKFRPENSRLAFRVELREYAQWVEGLDPFSDHDPQSRRPRGAPRTVEGFLAHVMSLSGDGSSVSVADVRDILDRYPTLLIFDGLDEVANSITRELIVKQIDEVSARLKQLNAQPSILVTARPSYDALAEPSRSEYAYLELQPLNEALRISYLRKWATHRQIDGKDRRDLTRIFRERSAEPHVLSLATNPMQLTILLYLINRRSESVPKDRTGLYREYMSSFLDREAEKDNVVRQHRLLLEEVTGYLGWYLQASAESNTAQIRLTQKDLAKTLLLYLHEEGKDVTLVEELFTAMRDRVWVITSRVQGTYEFDVQPIREFFAAQHLVNTAPLRTSSGGADKIDRFKAIASRPYWLNTTRFMAGFFVQGELFALKDALDQLREENPQDFWPLRVARTLVQDGVFDAKPRARSLAVTANNDALGLRLLTRDLTASDTQPYPPDRGGQEVVDLLRKAIERDPAHFVSLEYAWSLVRHDQPVEFSQWWLQGYENSSSDLRWAWLRLGSVIQIGSYLTTSDLKSVQITNEDDAAYLLAASIEPADGSAVEAAMIRSVLSGRSTSVRVEGVSLPADLFRVANPDRLIAKLPQPTADVPYSYAEDAAEANKAAARLRKRDDKYERLLTALRGGKSQGGTTTIWGNSALELTKLYGQNWLAREIAIIGASATGLNIGGDIDTGRPAFGPDSHPGTLLRDIRFGRGNIDWWTVQHTQLIDIIDHASWALAAITSATPTVLTALAPRIEESIGDLPAPWQTTIAEASLRIADRQAARKISYTWVDQIASKHPATAILLAHHVPLNERALGVKLLTTPPEGTLAEDPSTRAPILSAYWSLPNPDIDLSRLHLFRSSRYPIRVAPSDRGLLQNLRDDVHANPTLYPWEIIAAGSRNIDSQRPDKAVLQLAQDDGWFTNPEL; from the coding sequence GTGGCATACCGCTATCAGGATCTCGATGACCAGAGATTCCAGAAGCTGTGCCAGTCGCTCCTCGTCATCGTCTTTCCCAACGTTCAATGTCTGCCGGTGCGGCAGTCAGACGGAGGCAGGGACGCCGTCGTCCGACAACCTGGGAAACCTAGCGAACGGGTCATCTATCAGGTCAAGTGGACAGCCGACCACCGTGCACACCCGGACCCCGTCAAATGGCTCGAGGACACCATCGCTGGCGAGCACAAGAACATTCAGCGGTTGGTGAAGGAGGGTGCACAGCAGTACGTCCTGATGACCAACATGCCGTCAACGGCGCATCCGAAGGGCGGAAGGCTCGATCGCCTTGACAGGACGCTTGACACGCTCAGTAAGTCCTACGGCATACCGATGAGTTGCTGGTGGCGCGATGAGCTTGACCGTCGCATGGACCTCGCGCCCGATGCGTTGAAGCTGTCCTACCCTGACGTCCTGACCGGATTCGATGCCTTCAGAGCTTGGCTCGAGAATTCCCGCGAGAACCAGCGCGCACGCGAATTGGACAGAGTCCTCAAGGCAGTGCTGGCCACACAATGGGCCAACGACCGCTATATACGCTTCAAGCAAGCAGGCCTCGAGAACGCCGACATCGGCAACCTCTTCGTCGACGTCCCATTGTCGCTACAGGAAAAGATAGATCAACAATCTCGTCCCCTCGTCGACGTCATTGGTGCAATGAACGGTGCGGCGCTGTACTACCTCTCAAAACCTCCATCAAGATCTGTGGTCCTCGGCGCACCCGGGCAAGGCAAGTCAACCCTCGGGCAATTCGTTTGCCAGGCTTACCGCGCCGCATTGCTCCAAGACGACGCATATTTCGCCAACGTCGGAGAGAAATTTCGACCGGAGAACTCCCGACTGGCTTTCCGCGTCGAGCTGCGCGAATACGCCCAATGGGTCGAAGGTCTCGACCCATTTTCCGACCATGACCCTCAATCAAGACGACCGCGAGGCGCCCCTCGCACCGTTGAGGGCTTCTTGGCTCACGTCATGAGCTTGTCGGGCGACGGATCATCCGTCTCGGTCGCTGACGTGCGCGACATTCTCGACCGCTATCCGACTCTTCTCATCTTCGATGGACTCGACGAAGTTGCGAACTCGATCACCCGTGAGTTGATCGTCAAACAGATTGACGAAGTGAGCGCTCGACTCAAACAACTCAACGCTCAACCATCGATCCTGGTGACGGCGCGGCCGAGTTATGACGCACTCGCTGAGCCCTCACGATCTGAGTACGCGTATCTCGAACTCCAACCGCTCAACGAAGCCCTTCGAATCTCCTACCTACGTAAGTGGGCCACACACCGCCAGATCGACGGCAAAGACCGTCGGGACTTGACTCGCATCTTCCGAGAACGCTCCGCGGAGCCCCACGTTTTGAGCTTGGCTACCAATCCGATGCAGCTGACCATTCTGCTGTACCTCATCAACCGGCGATCCGAGTCCGTTCCCAAGGATCGGACGGGGTTGTACCGGGAATACATGTCCTCATTCCTCGATCGGGAAGCCGAAAAAGATAACGTCGTCAGGCAACACCGACTCCTCCTGGAGGAGGTGACTGGATACCTCGGCTGGTACCTCCAAGCATCGGCCGAGTCCAACACAGCGCAGATCAGATTGACCCAGAAAGACCTCGCAAAAACCCTGCTGCTCTACCTGCATGAGGAGGGCAAGGACGTAACCCTCGTCGAGGAACTCTTCACCGCGATGCGGGATCGGGTCTGGGTGATTACCAGCCGCGTCCAAGGGACTTACGAATTCGACGTCCAACCCATCCGCGAATTCTTCGCGGCCCAGCATCTGGTGAATACCGCGCCGCTCAGGACAAGCAGTGGCGGAGCGGACAAGATCGATCGGTTTAAGGCAATCGCCTCGCGGCCCTATTGGCTCAACACCACCCGTTTCATGGCAGGCTTCTTCGTCCAAGGCGAATTATTCGCGCTCAAGGATGCACTGGACCAACTCCGGGAAGAGAACCCGCAAGACTTCTGGCCGCTCCGTGTCGCGCGCACACTCGTACAAGACGGCGTATTCGACGCGAAACCGCGAGCGAGATCTCTCGCGGTCACTGCGAACAATGATGCGCTCGGTCTTCGGCTCTTGACTCGCGACTTGACGGCCAGCGACACCCAGCCGTACCCGCCAGATCGTGGCGGTCAAGAGGTAGTCGATCTGCTGCGAAAGGCAATTGAAAGAGACCCGGCTCACTTTGTGAGCCTGGAATACGCTTGGTCACTTGTACGACACGACCAGCCCGTCGAGTTCTCTCAGTGGTGGCTTCAGGGCTATGAGAACAGCTCGTCCGACCTTCGGTGGGCATGGCTCCGGCTCGGGAGCGTTATACAGATCGGCAGCTACCTCACCACTTCAGATCTGAAGTCGGTCCAGATCACTAACGAAGACGATGCAGCGTATCTCCTCGCCGCATCGATCGAACCCGCAGATGGCTCCGCCGTCGAAGCGGCGATGATCCGCTCCGTGCTATCGGGACGCAGTACATCGGTCCGAGTCGAAGGAGTGTCTCTGCCCGCTGACCTCTTTCGTGTCGCCAATCCCGACAGGCTCATCGCGAAACTGCCCCAGCCCACCGCAGACGTGCCCTACTCGTATGCAGAGGATGCCGCGGAGGCGAACAAGGCAGCGGCTCGCCTACGCAAGCGCGATGATAAGTACGAGCGTTTGCTGACGGCCTTGCGAGGCGGGAAAAGTCAAGGTGGCACCACCACCATCTGGGGAAACAGCGCACTTGAACTCACGAAACTCTACGGCCAGAACTGGCTTGCTCGTGAGATCGCGATCATCGGCGCCTCCGCGACGGGACTCAACATTGGCGGTGACATCGATACCGGCCGACCAGCCTTCGGCCCCGACTCGCACCCCGGCACTCTTCTCCGAGACATTCGCTTCGGCCGCGGCAACATCGACTGGTGGACCGTCCAGCACACTCAACTCATCGACATCATCGACCACGCCTCGTGGGCACTAGCCGCAATCACCTCGGCCACTCCAACGGTCCTTACCGCCCTCGCGCCAAGAATTGAAGAGTCCATCGGTGACCTTCCCGCGCCCTGGCAGACGACGATCGCAGAAGCATCACTGCGGATAGCCGACCGACAGGCCGCGCGCAAAATCTCGTACACCTGGGTCGACCAGATCGCATCGAAGCATCCGGCGACAGCAATCCTTCTCGCGCACCACGTGCCACTGAACGAGAGGGCACTCGGCGTCAAACTCCTCACTACACCACCAGAGGGCACCCTCGCCGAAGATCCATCCACACGGGCACCCATCCTCAGCGCCTACTGGTCACTGCCCAATCCAGACATCGACCTTTCACGACTTCATCTGTTCCGATCCTCCCGATACCCAATCAGAGTTGCACCCTCCGACCGCGGACTGCTTCAGAACCTGCGAGACGACGTACACGCCAACCCCACTCTCTATCCATGGGAAATCATTGCAGCGGGCAGTCGGAACATTGATTCCCAGCGACCCGACAAGGCGGTGCTCCAGCTCGCGCAAGACGATGGCTGGTTCACCAACCCGGAGCTGTGA
- a CDS encoding PIN domain-containing protein, with protein sequence MTTQDCAGIAVGDLASAIVSVQASLKELHVRSSTTAIRLPNSEGQFPDSALADVPPVVVDANVLLSDVLQSCVREGRHTTLVAAANAGLFRLYCAEHVIGEVLRKHKDFAARKTVSSEVFLAVWEEQYLPQLRIIPGVLPEELLSAAERERIETLRAIDPDDIPSVILSLCLPAYYLSQDTDAAAAVYDEYRDGKQLEPWLKTLWAGGDAGQMGLLLSGAEVLANLSASGVWELLKLSARAMPAWLQVASVVVGVAAVGYSIRVMPDERKQDFRELARHVATLIAAMDAEYKRARKVFAQAAPTVPTPAQLETELAPDRVLFRACLRALARSRFSACTARELAALLPALPVAQSEAKVRAILRDSDCFLEVRHGRWQLGWPEERFEMVQSDSKI encoded by the coding sequence GTGACGACGCAGGACTGCGCTGGCATTGCCGTGGGCGACCTGGCGAGCGCAATCGTCTCTGTCCAAGCCTCGCTCAAAGAGTTGCATGTTCGGAGTAGTACGACGGCGATACGGTTGCCGAACAGCGAGGGTCAATTTCCGGATTCGGCTCTTGCTGACGTTCCGCCGGTTGTGGTCGATGCCAATGTCCTACTGAGTGACGTTCTTCAAAGTTGCGTCCGCGAAGGTCGGCACACGACGCTGGTTGCGGCCGCCAACGCCGGTCTGTTCCGTCTTTACTGTGCCGAGCATGTGATTGGGGAGGTGCTGCGGAAGCACAAGGACTTCGCGGCGCGAAAGACGGTGTCATCCGAGGTGTTTCTCGCTGTTTGGGAAGAGCAATATCTCCCTCAGCTTCGAATCATTCCTGGCGTCCTCCCCGAGGAGTTGCTGTCGGCGGCGGAACGCGAGCGTATCGAGACGCTACGGGCGATCGATCCGGACGACATCCCTTCGGTCATTCTGTCGCTCTGCCTTCCGGCCTACTACTTGTCGCAGGACACCGATGCAGCCGCGGCTGTCTACGACGAATACCGCGACGGAAAGCAATTGGAACCGTGGCTGAAGACGCTCTGGGCTGGGGGCGATGCAGGGCAGATGGGGCTGCTGCTCTCCGGGGCCGAAGTGCTAGCCAATCTTTCAGCGTCCGGGGTCTGGGAGTTGCTGAAACTGTCCGCGCGGGCTATGCCTGCCTGGTTGCAGGTTGCCTCGGTCGTGGTAGGAGTTGCGGCAGTTGGCTACTCGATTCGCGTCATGCCGGACGAACGGAAGCAGGACTTTCGAGAGTTGGCGCGGCACGTAGCGACGCTGATCGCGGCGATGGACGCAGAATACAAGCGGGCTCGCAAGGTGTTCGCTCAGGCTGCTCCTACAGTCCCCACTCCAGCCCAACTTGAGACGGAGCTTGCACCTGACCGAGTGCTCTTTCGCGCGTGTTTACGGGCGCTGGCCCGATCACGCTTCAGTGCCTGCACGGCACGTGAACTCGCAGCCCTGCTTCCTGCCCTTCCCGTGGCCCAAAGCGAAGCAAAGGTCAGAGCGATTCTTCGCGACAGCGACTGCTTCCTGGAGGTGAGACATGGCCGATGGCAACTCGGATGGCCGGAGGAGCGGTTTGAGATGGTGCAAAGCGATTCGAAGATATAG
- a CDS encoding ApeA N-terminal domain 1-containing protein, which yields MVLGAVLGKWWVPERPDRRVSGSLAAGDSFAQLSLIGDLEPPSTGNGFALFGLYEYDVVHGYEAAPFRKFTLFECSGTITPNFEPSYFDTRQELTVNAAVLVGCHMDKFDARTVSAARAQIFGLDHWLGAGTYIDELHRTVDEKSGAIKWTAETRSADFGTITLAQGMRIRAIDTGSRESSHAQDGTIFTVADNVAIEISYDTPVTIHDSIEDARIFLGLVTLFTGSTAWIQSRSILLQGRGDTAFELLESGHRALAESYGRSNALIEGVFYGQVVSAGYSDAVCGFGLLRGLADRGLWACWRVEAYGP from the coding sequence ATGGTTCTAGGTGCGGTGCTGGGGAAATGGTGGGTGCCGGAGCGGCCTGATCGACGGGTTTCCGGATCGCTTGCGGCCGGCGACTCTTTCGCCCAACTCAGCCTCATCGGCGACCTGGAACCTCCCTCGACTGGCAACGGCTTCGCGCTCTTCGGCTTATATGAGTATGACGTTGTTCATGGCTACGAAGCCGCTCCGTTCAGAAAGTTCACGCTATTTGAGTGCAGCGGGACGATCACGCCGAACTTCGAGCCGTCGTACTTCGACACCCGGCAGGAACTCACCGTCAACGCCGCGGTGCTAGTCGGATGCCACATGGACAAGTTCGATGCAAGAACCGTCTCCGCAGCGAGAGCACAGATATTCGGACTGGACCATTGGTTAGGCGCGGGAACCTACATCGACGAACTCCATCGAACAGTGGACGAGAAATCCGGTGCGATAAAGTGGACGGCCGAGACGCGGTCTGCCGATTTCGGAACGATCACTCTCGCCCAGGGCATGCGCATCCGAGCAATCGATACAGGCTCGCGCGAATCGAGCCACGCCCAGGACGGCACGATCTTCACCGTCGCGGACAACGTTGCGATTGAGATCTCCTACGACACCCCTGTAACAATTCACGACTCGATCGAGGACGCTCGGATCTTCCTCGGGCTGGTGACCCTGTTCACTGGATCAACGGCGTGGATACAGAGTCGGAGCATCCTGCTTCAAGGGCGAGGCGATACCGCCTTCGAATTGCTCGAATCCGGACATCGCGCCCTGGCAGAGTCATATGGTCGTAGCAACGCTCTGATTGAAGGAGTGTTTTATGGTCAAGTTGTTTCCGCCGGATACTCGGACGCTGTTTGTGGATTTGGTCTGCTCAGGGGTCTCGCTGACCGAGGCTTGTGGGCGTGTTGGCGCGTCGAGGCGTACGGGCCATAG
- a CDS encoding IS30 family transposase yields the protein MVKLFPPDTRTLFVDLVCSGVSLTEACGRVGASRRTGHSWWRQSGRMSMTVGRDGGLVDPFVEPEGVGGRMLSLAERAVIQFGCRKGLSYAEIGAEIGRDKSVVWREVNRNTSPNGVYYASVANTKAHQGRRRPKDFKLIQNEALCVQIAGWMDEGWSPKLISAMLAVTFGDDQTMQVSHETIYQALYVQTRGKLRADLAEKLSLKRTKRVSHGEDRRRNSPYKDAFTISQRPAEVADRAVPGHWEGDLIIGADGTAIGTLVERSSRFTILLHLPGCHSADAVATAMIREMGHLPEHLRRSVTWDRGTELADYQRIQLALDTTVFFCDPHSPWQRGTNENTNRLLRFWFEKSSNLSNHSADDLKRVAAILNRRPRPTLDLQTPANRLAQLLTAA from the coding sequence ATGGTCAAGTTGTTTCCGCCGGATACTCGGACGCTGTTTGTGGATTTGGTCTGCTCAGGGGTCTCGCTGACCGAGGCTTGTGGGCGTGTTGGCGCGTCGAGGCGTACGGGCCATAGTTGGTGGCGCCAGTCTGGGCGAATGAGTATGACTGTGGGTCGTGATGGTGGATTGGTCGATCCGTTCGTGGAGCCCGAGGGTGTCGGTGGTCGGATGCTGTCGTTGGCGGAGCGGGCGGTGATCCAGTTCGGTTGCCGTAAGGGGCTCAGTTACGCCGAGATCGGGGCGGAGATCGGGCGGGACAAGTCCGTGGTGTGGCGTGAGGTGAACCGGAACACGTCGCCGAATGGGGTGTATTACGCCTCGGTGGCGAACACGAAAGCGCATCAGGGCCGGCGCCGGCCGAAGGATTTCAAGCTGATCCAGAACGAGGCGTTGTGTGTGCAGATCGCGGGGTGGATGGATGAGGGTTGGTCGCCGAAGTTGATCTCGGCGATGCTGGCGGTGACCTTCGGCGATGATCAGACTATGCAGGTGAGCCACGAGACGATTTACCAAGCCCTGTATGTCCAGACCCGCGGCAAACTGCGGGCGGATCTGGCGGAGAAGCTGAGTTTGAAACGGACCAAACGCGTCTCCCACGGCGAGGACCGGCGCCGAAACAGCCCGTATAAGGACGCGTTCACGATCAGTCAACGACCGGCCGAGGTGGCCGATCGGGCGGTGCCTGGGCACTGGGAAGGCGACCTGATTATCGGTGCGGACGGGACGGCGATCGGAACGCTGGTGGAACGCAGCAGCCGGTTCACGATCCTGCTGCACCTGCCCGGCTGCCATTCCGCGGACGCGGTGGCCACCGCGATGATCCGCGAGATGGGACACCTGCCGGAGCATCTGCGCCGGTCGGTGACCTGGGACCGCGGCACCGAACTAGCCGACTACCAGCGCATCCAGCTCGCCTTGGACACCACCGTGTTCTTCTGTGATCCGCACTCGCCGTGGCAGCGGGGCACCAACGAGAACACGAACCGATTGCTGCGGTTCTGGTTCGAAAAGAGCTCCAACCTGTCCAACCACAGCGCCGACGACCTCAAACGAGTCGCCGCGATCCTCAACCGCCGGCCCCGCCCCACCCTGGACCTTCAGACCCCAGCCAACCGGCTGGCCCAGCTGCTCACCGCAGCATGA